The proteins below are encoded in one region of Drosophila santomea strain STO CAGO 1482 chromosome 2R, Prin_Dsan_1.1, whole genome shotgun sequence:
- the LOC120445370 gene encoding KAT8 regulatory NSL complex subunit 3 isoform X4, translating to MKELTSASKSQPQTSEARGSIITYSPSKFLTRVGAGRTTYSTHTHTSTATSAAATTATKTNNSPMGGSSAAYYVVKAGSLGSAASMSGSIKVSSPPKAPPMIKSPALVVTSPCTPTESSSTISAPSESSFSEKMEHSYMRDTPVRSDVSNGLMPARNILVHHPPQCPSCHTYPRQQEELSEMQQAHVPPYDEIAAKEAMNECARIAKYVKNNNSDEQDWVTRVNKFNWTPTQEMVFERVCTILDQDQLARLANDKRQHEPIHRRISSDKSASRFRKLLASVAWESRITQWIHALLMEHLSPSYMASYLEILQTLKTKLPTLVDKMLFGRPLNNSQELLAPVMKKRWEPNILPKGRQLTHNAIMVVLPTMPTSGTVSDRMQKWYQSLATITQVVQISLPNTNNRIGNQNLDQVSETIVSLTRVKINELRTDNPSRGIILVGFNAGSALALQVALSESVACVVCMGFAYNTVRGPRGTPDDRMLDIKAPILFVIGQNSARTSQEEMEGLRERMQSESSLVVVGSADDALRVPKSKRRIEGVTQSMVDYMVVEEVFEFVNRTLSNPPGPRMPTSLMHQQGYQRQQKQSGHILADGNANKAVQQMRKRKMDGTLDDPMGHPSKSKFVPHIGRPRTRPLPNVGGSARSVRQKDDALDYEDGQTTAGGSAGVPKVITPGVLGKQLPPVNLAAGTKIKMIPSSQFVQIKSLPTQGKLINYTLNKPSVGAASTATIGSIVKTLPGSSVGGQQIFTLKTPSGQTQQFATAATSSGASGSSTSTGTGQQKYTVFKNANGMTMLHLTKSVPTTASGSGSGNMDLSNIIDMPIVFADNEGNIPEHQQADKDIKSAPIRSASKSPLIISQKIIKEANKPPGMVSSGSIGGVSKPGNIVLNKGLQQLLTPSTGGTLATQNKVVYLNRSTIKPMGNMVSGAHRVPIRIVSSPKTGGAVTTTASSSPIMVDPATGSLVTKTVNVQTIKPTGSVLSQGTIRQAGNVGSKSYPQFQMINTGSSKTVAVDGKPSVRNIYFKSATGLKQLPVQMLGNRIPGGAVVSSSVTGSSGAPGVRRVVNIGPVSKVTATSTKPSSTTATLTQNKM from the exons aTGAAGGAATTGACAAGTGCCAGCAAAAGTCAGCCGCAAACCTCAGAGGCCAGAGGCTCGATTATAACCTACAGTCCCAGCAAATTTCTGACTCGCGTCGGAGCAGGCAGAACGACATAcagcacacatacacacacatcaacagcaacgtcggcggcggcgacgaccgcaacaaaaacaaacaattcgCCAATGGGCGGATCCAGTGCCGCTTATTATGTGGTAAAGGCCGGCTCCCTTGGCAGCGCTGCCTCCATGTCGGGCTCCATCAAAGTCAGTTCTCCGCCAAAGGCGCCGCCGATGATTAAGTCACCCGCCCTGGTCGTTACATCGCCCTGCACGCCAACAGAGAGT TCCAGTACCATTTCGGCGCCCAGCGAATCCTCATTTAGCGAGAAAATGGAGCACAGCTATATGCGAGATACGCCAGTGCGCAGCGATGTTAGCAACGGCCTCATGCCCGCAAGGAACATTCTGGTCCACCATCCGCCACAGTGTCCCAGTTGCCATACATATCCGCGGCAGCAGGAGGAACTGTCTGAGATGCAGCAGGCACATGTGCCGCCCTACGATGAGATAGCCGCGAAGGAGGCAATGAATGAATGCGCTCGCATTGCTAAATATGTGAAGAACAACAATTCCGACGAACAAGATTGGGTGACGCGCGTTAATAA ATTTAATTGGACGCCCACGCAGGAGATGGTTTTCGAAAGGGTGTGCACAATTCTGGACCAGGATCAGTTGGCTCGCTTGGCCAATGACAAACGCCAGCACGAGCCTATCCATCGTCGCATAAGCTCGGACAAATCCGCGTCCAGGTTTCGCAAACTTCTGGCTAGCGTGGCTTGGGAGTCACGCATTACGCAGTGGATTCATGCTCTGCTCATGGAGCACTTGTCGCCTTCGTATATGGCCTCCTACCTCGAAATTCTGCAGACACTAAAGACCAAGTTGCCCACTTTAGTGGACAAGATGCTGTTCGGTAGACCATTAAACAATAGTCAAGAGCTTCTGGCACCGGTGATGAAAAAACGCTGGGAACCAAATATCCTGCCCAAGGGCCGTCAGCTTACGCATAACGCCATCATGGTGGTGCTGCCCACAATGCCGACCAGTGGAACAGTTTCGGATCGCATGCAGAAGTGGTACCAGTCATTGGCTACTATCACTCAGGTGGTTCAGATTTCGCTGCCGAATACAA ACAACCGAATTGGCAATCAGAATCTAGACCAGGTGTCCGAGACCATTGTGTCTCTCACACGCGTCAAAATCAACGAATTGCGCACAGACAACCCCAGCCGTGGCATCATACTCGTTGGATTTAATGCTGGATCTGCCTTGGCTCTACAGGTTGCTCTTTCGGAGAGCGTTGCCTGTGTGGTGTGCATGGGTTTTGCTTACAACACAGTGCGTGGGCCACGCGGTACACCCGATGATCGCATGCTGGACATAAAAGCGCCGATACTCTTTGTCATTGGTCAAAATTCGGCACGCACAAGTCAGGAAGAAATGGAAGGGTTGCGCGAACGAATGCAGTCTGAATCTTCGCTTGTGGTGGTGGGCAGTGCAGATGATGCCCTGCGTGTTCCCAAGAGCAAGCGCCGTATAGAAGGCGTTACACAGTCCATGGTTGATTATATGGTTGTA GAGGAAGTCTTTGAGTTTGTGAACAGAACGCTAAGCAATCCACCTGGACCGCGCATGCCTACATCTTTAATGCACCAACAGGGCTACCAGCGACAGCAAAAGCAATCAGGTCACATCCTGGCCGATGGAAACGCAAACAAAGCTGTTCAGCAGATGCGTAAGCGAAAGATGGACGGTACTTTAGACGACCCAATGGGTCATCCGTCCAAATCAAAGTTTGTCCCACACA TTGGAAGACCCCGAACACGCCCCCTCCCCAATGTCGGTGGCTCGGCACGCTCTGTAAGACAAAAAG ATGATGCCCTCGACTATGAAGATGGCCAAACCACTGCAGGTGGGTCGGCAGGCGTGCCAAAGGTGATAACTCCCGGTGTTTTGGGAAAACAACTGCCGCCCGTCAATCTCGCAGCTGGAACCAAGATTAAGATGATCCCATCTAGCCAGTTTGTGCAAATCAAATCGCTACCCACACAGGGCAAACTCATCAACTACACGCTGAACAAGCCGAGTGTCGGTGCAGCCAGCACCGCCACCATTGGCAGCATTGTAAAGACCCTACCTGGCTCATCCGTTGGTGGCCAGCAGATCTTTACCTTAAAAACGCCGTCGGGACAAACGCAGCAatttgcaacagcagccacatcaTCTGGTGCATCTGGCTCATCGACATCAACAGGAACTGGACAGCAAAAGTACACAGTGTTTAAGAACGCCAACGGCATGACCATGCTGCATCTTACCAAGAGCGTACCCACTACAGCTTCTGGCAGTGGCTCTGGGAATATGGATTTGTCCAACATTATCGATATGCCCATTGTTTTTGCTGACAACGAAGGCAACATCCCCGAGCATCAACAGGCGGATAAGGATATCAAATCAG cGCCCATTCGAAGTGCCAGTAAGAGCCCGCTAATCATCAGTCAGAAAATCATAAAGGAGGCTAATAAACCGCCAGGCATGGTTAGCAGTGGAAGCATTGGTGGAGTCAGCAAGCCGGGAAATATTGTGCTTAACAAAGGCCTTCAGCAATTGCTTACCCCTTCAACCGGCGGAACACTTGCTACACAAAACAAAGTTGTGTATCTCAACCGGAGTACAATTAAGCCAATGGGAAATATGGTGTCTGGTGCTCATCGTGTCCCTATTAGGATTGTGAGCAGCCCAAAGACAGGAGGAGCAGTGACGACCACAGCTTCCAGTAGTCCCATCATGGTTGATCCAGCCACAGGATCTCTGGTTACCAAGACCGTCAACGTGCAGACAATCAAGCCCACTGGTTCTGTTTTGTCTCAAGGCACAATCCGTCAAGCGGGCAACGTGGGCAGCAAGAGCTATCCCCAGTTTCAGATGATCAATACGGGATCGTCCAAAACTGTTGCTGTAGACGGCAAGCCTTCTGTACGAAATATCTACTTTAAATCCGCAACCGGCCTCAAGCAGTTGCCAGTGCAGATGCTGGGCAATCGTATACCGGGTGGCGCCGTTGTTTCTTCATCCGTAACAGGATCTTCCGGAGCTCCTGGCGTGCGACGAGTGGTTAACATTGGGCCCGTTTCCAAGGTGACGGCCACGTCGACAAAACCGTCTTCGACAACTGCTACTTTAACTCAGAACAAAATGTAG
- the LOC120445370 gene encoding KAT8 regulatory NSL complex subunit 3 isoform X3 yields MKELTSASKSQPQTSEARGSIITYSPSKFLTRVGAGRTTYSTHTHTSTATSAAATTATKTNNSPMGGSSAAYYVVKAGSLGSAASMSGSIKVSSPPKAPPMIKSPALVVTSPCTPTESSSTISAPSESSFSEKMEHSYMRDTPVRSDVSNGLMPARNILVHHPPQCPSCHTYPRQQEELSEMQQAHVPPYDEIAAKEAMNECARIAKYVKNNNSDEQDWVTRVNKFNWTPTQEMVFERVCTILDQDQLARLANDKRQHEPIHRRISSDKSASRFRKLLASVAWESRITQWIHALLMEHLSPSYMASYLEILQTLKTKLPTLVDKMLFGRPLNNSQELLAPVMKKRWEPNILPKGRQLTHNAIMVVLPTMPTSGTVSDRMQKWYQSLATITQVVQISLPNTNNRIGNQNLDQVSETIVSLTRVKINELRTDNPSRGIILVGFNAGSALALQVALSESVACVVCMGFAYNTVRGPRGTPDDRMLDIKAPILFVIGQNSARTSQEEMEGLRERMQSESSLVVVGSADDALRVPKSKRRIEGVTQSMVDYMVVEEVFEFVNRTLSNPPGPRMPTSLMHQQGYQRQQKQSGHILADGNANKAVQQMRKRKMDGTLDDPMGHPSKSKFVPHNRVHKPKPPRLIDPFAVKRKVGRPRTRPLPNVGGSARSVRQKDDALDYEDGQTTAGGSAGVPKVITPGVLGKQLPPVNLAAGTKIKMIPSSQFVQIKSLPTQGKLINYTLNKPSVGAASTATIGSIVKTLPGSSVGGQQIFTLKTPSGQTQQFATAATSSGASGSSTSTGTGQQKYTVFKNANGMTMLHLTKSVPTTASGSGSGNMDLSNIIDMPIVFADNEGNIPEHQQADKDIKSAPIRSASKSPLIISQKIIKEANKPPGMVSSGSIGGVSKPGNIVLNKGLQQLLTPSTGGTLATQNKVVYLNRSTIKPMGNMVSGAHRVPIRIVSSPKTGGAVTTTASSSPIMVDPATGSLVTKTVNVQTIKPTGSVLSQGTIRQAGNVGSKSYPQFQMINTGSSKTVAVDGKPSVRNIYFKSATGLKQLPVQMLGNRIPGGAVVSSSVTGSSGAPGVRRVVNIGPVSKVTATSTKPSSTTATLTQNKM; encoded by the exons aTGAAGGAATTGACAAGTGCCAGCAAAAGTCAGCCGCAAACCTCAGAGGCCAGAGGCTCGATTATAACCTACAGTCCCAGCAAATTTCTGACTCGCGTCGGAGCAGGCAGAACGACATAcagcacacatacacacacatcaacagcaacgtcggcggcggcgacgaccgcaacaaaaacaaacaattcgCCAATGGGCGGATCCAGTGCCGCTTATTATGTGGTAAAGGCCGGCTCCCTTGGCAGCGCTGCCTCCATGTCGGGCTCCATCAAAGTCAGTTCTCCGCCAAAGGCGCCGCCGATGATTAAGTCACCCGCCCTGGTCGTTACATCGCCCTGCACGCCAACAGAGAGT TCCAGTACCATTTCGGCGCCCAGCGAATCCTCATTTAGCGAGAAAATGGAGCACAGCTATATGCGAGATACGCCAGTGCGCAGCGATGTTAGCAACGGCCTCATGCCCGCAAGGAACATTCTGGTCCACCATCCGCCACAGTGTCCCAGTTGCCATACATATCCGCGGCAGCAGGAGGAACTGTCTGAGATGCAGCAGGCACATGTGCCGCCCTACGATGAGATAGCCGCGAAGGAGGCAATGAATGAATGCGCTCGCATTGCTAAATATGTGAAGAACAACAATTCCGACGAACAAGATTGGGTGACGCGCGTTAATAA ATTTAATTGGACGCCCACGCAGGAGATGGTTTTCGAAAGGGTGTGCACAATTCTGGACCAGGATCAGTTGGCTCGCTTGGCCAATGACAAACGCCAGCACGAGCCTATCCATCGTCGCATAAGCTCGGACAAATCCGCGTCCAGGTTTCGCAAACTTCTGGCTAGCGTGGCTTGGGAGTCACGCATTACGCAGTGGATTCATGCTCTGCTCATGGAGCACTTGTCGCCTTCGTATATGGCCTCCTACCTCGAAATTCTGCAGACACTAAAGACCAAGTTGCCCACTTTAGTGGACAAGATGCTGTTCGGTAGACCATTAAACAATAGTCAAGAGCTTCTGGCACCGGTGATGAAAAAACGCTGGGAACCAAATATCCTGCCCAAGGGCCGTCAGCTTACGCATAACGCCATCATGGTGGTGCTGCCCACAATGCCGACCAGTGGAACAGTTTCGGATCGCATGCAGAAGTGGTACCAGTCATTGGCTACTATCACTCAGGTGGTTCAGATTTCGCTGCCGAATACAA ACAACCGAATTGGCAATCAGAATCTAGACCAGGTGTCCGAGACCATTGTGTCTCTCACACGCGTCAAAATCAACGAATTGCGCACAGACAACCCCAGCCGTGGCATCATACTCGTTGGATTTAATGCTGGATCTGCCTTGGCTCTACAGGTTGCTCTTTCGGAGAGCGTTGCCTGTGTGGTGTGCATGGGTTTTGCTTACAACACAGTGCGTGGGCCACGCGGTACACCCGATGATCGCATGCTGGACATAAAAGCGCCGATACTCTTTGTCATTGGTCAAAATTCGGCACGCACAAGTCAGGAAGAAATGGAAGGGTTGCGCGAACGAATGCAGTCTGAATCTTCGCTTGTGGTGGTGGGCAGTGCAGATGATGCCCTGCGTGTTCCCAAGAGCAAGCGCCGTATAGAAGGCGTTACACAGTCCATGGTTGATTATATGGTTGTA GAGGAAGTCTTTGAGTTTGTGAACAGAACGCTAAGCAATCCACCTGGACCGCGCATGCCTACATCTTTAATGCACCAACAGGGCTACCAGCGACAGCAAAAGCAATCAGGTCACATCCTGGCCGATGGAAACGCAAACAAAGCTGTTCAGCAGATGCGTAAGCGAAAGATGGACGGTACTTTAGACGACCCAATGGGTCATCCGTCCAAATCAAAGTTTGTCCCACACA ATCGCGTCCACAAGCCGAAGCCACCGCGCCTCATTGATCCGTTTGCTGTGAAGCGAAAGG TTGGAAGACCCCGAACACGCCCCCTCCCCAATGTCGGTGGCTCGGCACGCTCTGTAAGACAAAAAG ATGATGCCCTCGACTATGAAGATGGCCAAACCACTGCAGGTGGGTCGGCAGGCGTGCCAAAGGTGATAACTCCCGGTGTTTTGGGAAAACAACTGCCGCCCGTCAATCTCGCAGCTGGAACCAAGATTAAGATGATCCCATCTAGCCAGTTTGTGCAAATCAAATCGCTACCCACACAGGGCAAACTCATCAACTACACGCTGAACAAGCCGAGTGTCGGTGCAGCCAGCACCGCCACCATTGGCAGCATTGTAAAGACCCTACCTGGCTCATCCGTTGGTGGCCAGCAGATCTTTACCTTAAAAACGCCGTCGGGACAAACGCAGCAatttgcaacagcagccacatcaTCTGGTGCATCTGGCTCATCGACATCAACAGGAACTGGACAGCAAAAGTACACAGTGTTTAAGAACGCCAACGGCATGACCATGCTGCATCTTACCAAGAGCGTACCCACTACAGCTTCTGGCAGTGGCTCTGGGAATATGGATTTGTCCAACATTATCGATATGCCCATTGTTTTTGCTGACAACGAAGGCAACATCCCCGAGCATCAACAGGCGGATAAGGATATCAAATCAG cGCCCATTCGAAGTGCCAGTAAGAGCCCGCTAATCATCAGTCAGAAAATCATAAAGGAGGCTAATAAACCGCCAGGCATGGTTAGCAGTGGAAGCATTGGTGGAGTCAGCAAGCCGGGAAATATTGTGCTTAACAAAGGCCTTCAGCAATTGCTTACCCCTTCAACCGGCGGAACACTTGCTACACAAAACAAAGTTGTGTATCTCAACCGGAGTACAATTAAGCCAATGGGAAATATGGTGTCTGGTGCTCATCGTGTCCCTATTAGGATTGTGAGCAGCCCAAAGACAGGAGGAGCAGTGACGACCACAGCTTCCAGTAGTCCCATCATGGTTGATCCAGCCACAGGATCTCTGGTTACCAAGACCGTCAACGTGCAGACAATCAAGCCCACTGGTTCTGTTTTGTCTCAAGGCACAATCCGTCAAGCGGGCAACGTGGGCAGCAAGAGCTATCCCCAGTTTCAGATGATCAATACGGGATCGTCCAAAACTGTTGCTGTAGACGGCAAGCCTTCTGTACGAAATATCTACTTTAAATCCGCAACCGGCCTCAAGCAGTTGCCAGTGCAGATGCTGGGCAATCGTATACCGGGTGGCGCCGTTGTTTCTTCATCCGTAACAGGATCTTCCGGAGCTCCTGGCGTGCGACGAGTGGTTAACATTGGGCCCGTTTCCAAGGTGACGGCCACGTCGACAAAACCGTCTTCGACAACTGCTACTTTAACTCAGAACAAAATGTAG
- the LOC120445370 gene encoding uncharacterized protein LOC120445370 isoform X1 yields the protein MKELTSASKSQPQTSEARGSIITYSPSKFLTRVGAGRTTYSTHTHTSTATSAAATTATKTNNSPMGGSSAAYYVVKAGSLGSAASMSGSIKVSSPPKAPPMIKSPALVVTSPCTPTESSSTISAPSESSFSEKMEHSYMRDTPVRSDVSNGLMPARNILVHHPPQCPSCHTYPRQQEELSEMQQAHVPPYDEIAAKEAMNECARIAKYVKNNNSDEQDWVTRVNKFNWTPTQEMVFERVCTILDQDQLARLANDKRQHEPIHRRISSDKSASRFRKLLASVAWESRITQWIHALLMEHLSPSYMASYLEILQTLKTKLPTLVDKMLFGRPLNNSQELLAPVMKKRWEPNILPKGRQLTHNAIMVVLPTMPTSGTVSDRMQKWYQSLATITQVVQISLPNTNNRIGNQNLDQVSETIVSLTRVKINELRTDNPSRGIILVGFNAGSALALQVALSESVACVVCMGFAYNTVRGPRGTPDDRMLDIKAPILFVIGQNSARTSQEEMEGLRERMQSESSLVVVGSADDALRVPKSKRRIEGVTQSMVDYMVVEEVFEFVNRTLSNPPGPRMPTSLMHQQGYQRQQKQSGHILADGNANKAVQQMRKRKMDGTLDDPMGHPSKSKFVPHNRVHKPKPPRLIDPFAVKRKVGRPRTRPLPNVGGSARSVRQKGAPHPDKPKLSSEELNQSIEFILDDALDYEDGQTTAGGSAGVPKVITPGVLGKQLPPVNLAAGTKIKMIPSSQFVQIKSLPTQGKLINYTLNKPSVGAASTATIGSIVKTLPGSSVGGQQIFTLKTPSGQTQQFATAATSSGASGSSTSTGTGQQKYTVFKNANGMTMLHLTKSVPTTASGSGSGNMDLSNIIDMPIVFADNEGNIPEHQQADKDIKSAPIRSASKSPLIISQKIIKEANKPPGMVSSGSIGGVSKPGNIVLNKGLQQLLTPSTGGTLATQNKVVYLNRSTIKPMGNMVSGAHRVPIRIVSSPKTGGAVTTTASSSPIMVDPATGSLVTKTVNVQTIKPTGSVLSQGTIRQAGNVGSKSYPQFQMINTGSSKTVAVDGKPSVRNIYFKSATGLKQLPVQMLGNRIPGGAVVSSSVTGSSGAPGVRRVVNIGPVSKVTATSTKPSSTTATLTQNKM from the exons aTGAAGGAATTGACAAGTGCCAGCAAAAGTCAGCCGCAAACCTCAGAGGCCAGAGGCTCGATTATAACCTACAGTCCCAGCAAATTTCTGACTCGCGTCGGAGCAGGCAGAACGACATAcagcacacatacacacacatcaacagcaacgtcggcggcggcgacgaccgcaacaaaaacaaacaattcgCCAATGGGCGGATCCAGTGCCGCTTATTATGTGGTAAAGGCCGGCTCCCTTGGCAGCGCTGCCTCCATGTCGGGCTCCATCAAAGTCAGTTCTCCGCCAAAGGCGCCGCCGATGATTAAGTCACCCGCCCTGGTCGTTACATCGCCCTGCACGCCAACAGAGAGT TCCAGTACCATTTCGGCGCCCAGCGAATCCTCATTTAGCGAGAAAATGGAGCACAGCTATATGCGAGATACGCCAGTGCGCAGCGATGTTAGCAACGGCCTCATGCCCGCAAGGAACATTCTGGTCCACCATCCGCCACAGTGTCCCAGTTGCCATACATATCCGCGGCAGCAGGAGGAACTGTCTGAGATGCAGCAGGCACATGTGCCGCCCTACGATGAGATAGCCGCGAAGGAGGCAATGAATGAATGCGCTCGCATTGCTAAATATGTGAAGAACAACAATTCCGACGAACAAGATTGGGTGACGCGCGTTAATAA ATTTAATTGGACGCCCACGCAGGAGATGGTTTTCGAAAGGGTGTGCACAATTCTGGACCAGGATCAGTTGGCTCGCTTGGCCAATGACAAACGCCAGCACGAGCCTATCCATCGTCGCATAAGCTCGGACAAATCCGCGTCCAGGTTTCGCAAACTTCTGGCTAGCGTGGCTTGGGAGTCACGCATTACGCAGTGGATTCATGCTCTGCTCATGGAGCACTTGTCGCCTTCGTATATGGCCTCCTACCTCGAAATTCTGCAGACACTAAAGACCAAGTTGCCCACTTTAGTGGACAAGATGCTGTTCGGTAGACCATTAAACAATAGTCAAGAGCTTCTGGCACCGGTGATGAAAAAACGCTGGGAACCAAATATCCTGCCCAAGGGCCGTCAGCTTACGCATAACGCCATCATGGTGGTGCTGCCCACAATGCCGACCAGTGGAACAGTTTCGGATCGCATGCAGAAGTGGTACCAGTCATTGGCTACTATCACTCAGGTGGTTCAGATTTCGCTGCCGAATACAA ACAACCGAATTGGCAATCAGAATCTAGACCAGGTGTCCGAGACCATTGTGTCTCTCACACGCGTCAAAATCAACGAATTGCGCACAGACAACCCCAGCCGTGGCATCATACTCGTTGGATTTAATGCTGGATCTGCCTTGGCTCTACAGGTTGCTCTTTCGGAGAGCGTTGCCTGTGTGGTGTGCATGGGTTTTGCTTACAACACAGTGCGTGGGCCACGCGGTACACCCGATGATCGCATGCTGGACATAAAAGCGCCGATACTCTTTGTCATTGGTCAAAATTCGGCACGCACAAGTCAGGAAGAAATGGAAGGGTTGCGCGAACGAATGCAGTCTGAATCTTCGCTTGTGGTGGTGGGCAGTGCAGATGATGCCCTGCGTGTTCCCAAGAGCAAGCGCCGTATAGAAGGCGTTACACAGTCCATGGTTGATTATATGGTTGTA GAGGAAGTCTTTGAGTTTGTGAACAGAACGCTAAGCAATCCACCTGGACCGCGCATGCCTACATCTTTAATGCACCAACAGGGCTACCAGCGACAGCAAAAGCAATCAGGTCACATCCTGGCCGATGGAAACGCAAACAAAGCTGTTCAGCAGATGCGTAAGCGAAAGATGGACGGTACTTTAGACGACCCAATGGGTCATCCGTCCAAATCAAAGTTTGTCCCACACA ATCGCGTCCACAAGCCGAAGCCACCGCGCCTCATTGATCCGTTTGCTGTGAAGCGAAAGG TTGGAAGACCCCGAACACGCCCCCTCCCCAATGTCGGTGGCTCGGCACGCTCTGTAAGACAAAAAGGTGCACCTCATCCAGACAAACCGAAACTGAGCAGCGAAGAACTAAACCAATCCATTGAATTCATACTAGATGATGCCCTCGACTATGAAGATGGCCAAACCACTGCAGGTGGGTCGGCAGGCGTGCCAAAGGTGATAACTCCCGGTGTTTTGGGAAAACAACTGCCGCCCGTCAATCTCGCAGCTGGAACCAAGATTAAGATGATCCCATCTAGCCAGTTTGTGCAAATCAAATCGCTACCCACACAGGGCAAACTCATCAACTACACGCTGAACAAGCCGAGTGTCGGTGCAGCCAGCACCGCCACCATTGGCAGCATTGTAAAGACCCTACCTGGCTCATCCGTTGGTGGCCAGCAGATCTTTACCTTAAAAACGCCGTCGGGACAAACGCAGCAatttgcaacagcagccacatcaTCTGGTGCATCTGGCTCATCGACATCAACAGGAACTGGACAGCAAAAGTACACAGTGTTTAAGAACGCCAACGGCATGACCATGCTGCATCTTACCAAGAGCGTACCCACTACAGCTTCTGGCAGTGGCTCTGGGAATATGGATTTGTCCAACATTATCGATATGCCCATTGTTTTTGCTGACAACGAAGGCAACATCCCCGAGCATCAACAGGCGGATAAGGATATCAAATCAG cGCCCATTCGAAGTGCCAGTAAGAGCCCGCTAATCATCAGTCAGAAAATCATAAAGGAGGCTAATAAACCGCCAGGCATGGTTAGCAGTGGAAGCATTGGTGGAGTCAGCAAGCCGGGAAATATTGTGCTTAACAAAGGCCTTCAGCAATTGCTTACCCCTTCAACCGGCGGAACACTTGCTACACAAAACAAAGTTGTGTATCTCAACCGGAGTACAATTAAGCCAATGGGAAATATGGTGTCTGGTGCTCATCGTGTCCCTATTAGGATTGTGAGCAGCCCAAAGACAGGAGGAGCAGTGACGACCACAGCTTCCAGTAGTCCCATCATGGTTGATCCAGCCACAGGATCTCTGGTTACCAAGACCGTCAACGTGCAGACAATCAAGCCCACTGGTTCTGTTTTGTCTCAAGGCACAATCCGTCAAGCGGGCAACGTGGGCAGCAAGAGCTATCCCCAGTTTCAGATGATCAATACGGGATCGTCCAAAACTGTTGCTGTAGACGGCAAGCCTTCTGTACGAAATATCTACTTTAAATCCGCAACCGGCCTCAAGCAGTTGCCAGTGCAGATGCTGGGCAATCGTATACCGGGTGGCGCCGTTGTTTCTTCATCCGTAACAGGATCTTCCGGAGCTCCTGGCGTGCGACGAGTGGTTAACATTGGGCCCGTTTCCAAGGTGACGGCCACGTCGACAAAACCGTCTTCGACAACTGCTACTTTAACTCAGAACAAAATGTAG